GTAAGTGCTACGAGGTATTTCAGGGCGTCACAGAGCGGTGCAATTCCGAAGAAATTGCCTGCCCGCTGGACGAAGTGATTAGAAATAAAAGACCGACCCGGCATGTGATGAACCGGATGAATTCAAAAGGGGTGCTGTCCCATTTTGAAGTTCACGTTTTTCCCATCTGGGAAAAGGACGGTAAAATTTCAAAGTTTATCGAAATCACCCGGGATATCACCGCGCGCCTGAAAGAAGAGGAGGAAATCACCCGGCGGCTGGAGCAGATGGTTGAGGAAAGGACCCAACAACTGGAAGAGACCCATGCCAAGCTGATCCACAAAGACAAAATGGCGTCTTTGGGAAAACTTTCAGCGTCGGTGGTCCATGAAATCAATAATCCCATTGCGGGCATATTGAACCTGATCATCCTGATGAAGCGCATCATTGAAGAAGACGATCTTAACAAGAATGAAATCGAACAGTTCTGTCAATACCTGACCCTGATGGAAACCGAGACCCGGCGCATCAGCCGGATTGTTTCCAACCTGCTGGCGTTTTCACGGCAGTCAAAAATGGAACCCAAACGGGTTAACATCAATCAATTGATTGAACAAACCCTCGTCATTAATTCAAACCTGCTTAAAATAAACGGCGTCAAAGTAGAAAAGGCGCTGTCCGTCGATTTGCCCGATCTGATCGGATCACAGGACCAGCTGCAACAGGTCATGATGAACATCGTTTCAAACGCCGCCGAGGCCGTTGAGGCAACCGGCGGCGGCACCCTGCGGATCGAGACCAGACACGCATTAGGCGCCGATAAAATCTATGTTACCTTCAAGGATTCCGGCATCGGGATACCCCGCGAAAATTTCTCAAAGCTGTTTGAGCCCTTTTTCACCACCAAAAAGAAAGGCAAAGGGGTCGGCCTCGGACTTTCGGTGGCATACGGAATTGTGAGGGAGCATGGCGGCACCATCAATGTCGCGTCAGAGGTGGGCAAAGGA
This sequence is a window from Desulfobacterales bacterium. Protein-coding genes within it:
- a CDS encoding ATP-binding protein produces the protein MPKKMSEIINIALVGGGQLSTEVLEKTLFDDPQERVSAPIVAVADPNPKAPAMVIAKKLGLLTVTDYHDLYDPRHSIHLIVVLNPKGQVFEEILNTRPIHIRVLSYHVFKVFWEAIGLQERKLRDRTREMETILNGIQDFISVITPQMEIEEVNEAFLKQMRCSREDVIGRKCYEVFQGVTERCNSEEIACPLDEVIRNKRPTRHVMNRMNSKGVLSHFEVHVFPIWEKDGKISKFIEITRDITARLKEEEEITRRLEQMVEERTQQLEETHAKLIHKDKMASLGKLSASVVHEINNPIAGILNLIILMKRIIEEDDLNKNEIEQFCQYLTLMETETRRISRIVSNLLAFSRQSKMEPKRVNINQLIEQTLVINSNLLKINGVKVEKALSVDLPDLIGSQDQLQQVMMNIVSNAAEAVEATGGGTLRIETRHALGADKIYVTFKDSGIGIPRENFSKLFEPFFTTKKKGKGVGLGLSVAYGIVREHGGTINVASEVGKGTTFELELPREYLTKAVKP